A region from the Geobacter benzoatilyticus genome encodes:
- a CDS encoding malto-oligosyltrehalose synthase, whose product MDQTTLANARIPAATYRLQFNAAFRFQDAERIVPYLDALGVSDVYASPFFKARAGSMHGYDIVDHNLLNPEIGSSEDFDSYCETLRRHGMGQILDFVPNHMCIEGGGNPRWLDLLENGPSSIHGNFFDVDWSPVKKELTDKVLIPVLGDQYGTVLENGELVLSFEDGAFFIHYYGHRFPIIPKTYSPVLTLRLSELGRLLPPDHEGHQELLSIVTAISHLPFYTERDPALVQERYREKEVIKQRLWKLCRDNWAIKEFINENVRIFNGEKGNPRSFDLLDGLLRNQVYRLAHWRTATDEINYRRFFDINELGAIRMENHQVFEETHRLLLELVREGKVTGLRIDHADGLYDPTDYFRRLQRACFLQTRLALLPAAAGEQEAPDNEKGFAEGILELYDEMISVSPQSKPFYIICEKILGKSERLPEDWRVYGSTGYEFANAVTGLLVDTGNSREFDGIYARFIQERPNFAEIAYQKKKQVMRFSMGGEINTLGHYLNTLSESNRHTRDFTLGSLIKALTEVIAHFPVYRTYTATRKVADRDRQYIEYAVAKAKRRNPAMSESIFTFIEDVLLLRFHDSTGREEQEQWIDFVMKFQQLTGPVMAKGLEDTAFYVYNRLVSLNEVGGTPERFGIPLEAFHGQNIERTKSNPTAMLTTSTHDTKRSEDVRARICVLSEAPALWHDCLRRWSRMNLGRKVAVHGVRVPDRNEEYLLYQTIVGTWPAHDPLGAIQRPFVERLKEYTLKAMREAKVNTSWINPDALHEEAALHFVETILRDVPSNSFLADLRRTIPGIIRCGLLNSLSQTLLKAASPGIPDFYQGTELWDFSLVDPDNRRPVDFEIRAAMLKELQAAERERGARALVRELLETMDDGRVKLYLTWKLLSHRREHRTVFELGKYLPLEVHGPQSDNVCAFERYNDDKTLIAVAPRFFTRLAAQSRGLLLGADVWEDTRLVIPFESTGRLYRNILTGERLVTSLWEGKTSFPLAAVLADFPVALLETFEEE is encoded by the coding sequence ATGGATCAAACAACCCTAGCCAATGCCAGAATACCGGCAGCAACATACCGGCTGCAATTCAACGCAGCCTTCCGTTTCCAGGACGCAGAGCGCATCGTTCCCTATCTTGACGCCCTGGGAGTGAGCGACGTCTACGCTTCCCCCTTCTTCAAGGCACGGGCGGGGAGTATGCACGGCTACGACATCGTCGACCACAACCTGTTGAATCCTGAAATCGGCAGCAGTGAAGATTTCGACTCCTACTGCGAAACCCTCAGGCGCCACGGCATGGGGCAGATTCTCGATTTTGTCCCGAACCACATGTGCATTGAGGGGGGCGGGAACCCGCGCTGGCTCGACCTCTTGGAAAACGGACCCAGTTCCATCCATGGGAATTTTTTTGACGTGGACTGGTCGCCGGTCAAGAAAGAGCTGACCGACAAGGTTCTCATCCCTGTTCTCGGGGATCAGTACGGGACGGTTCTCGAAAACGGGGAACTCGTCCTCTCCTTTGAAGACGGGGCATTCTTCATACATTACTATGGGCACCGCTTCCCCATCATTCCCAAAACCTACTCCCCCGTTCTCACCCTCCGCCTTTCCGAACTGGGCCGCCTCCTTCCCCCCGATCACGAGGGGCATCAAGAACTCCTGAGCATCGTCACCGCCATCTCCCACCTCCCCTTCTACACCGAGCGCGATCCGGCATTGGTGCAGGAGCGCTACCGTGAAAAAGAGGTGATCAAGCAGCGGCTCTGGAAGCTGTGCCGCGACAATTGGGCCATCAAGGAATTCATTAATGAAAACGTCCGGATATTCAACGGCGAGAAGGGTAATCCCCGCAGCTTCGATCTGCTGGACGGGCTGCTGCGGAACCAGGTCTACCGTCTTGCCCACTGGCGCACCGCCACCGATGAAATCAACTATCGCCGTTTTTTCGACATCAACGAACTGGGCGCAATCCGGATGGAGAACCACCAGGTCTTCGAGGAGACCCACCGGCTGCTTCTGGAACTGGTGCGCGAAGGGAAGGTAACCGGGCTTCGCATCGATCACGCCGACGGACTCTATGACCCCACCGACTATTTCAGGCGGCTCCAGCGGGCCTGCTTCCTCCAGACCCGTCTTGCCTTGCTGCCTGCCGCCGCCGGCGAACAGGAAGCCCCGGATAACGAGAAGGGATTCGCCGAGGGGATCCTTGAACTCTACGACGAAATGATATCGGTCTCTCCCCAGTCCAAGCCTTTCTATATCATTTGCGAAAAAATCCTCGGCAAAAGCGAGCGGCTTCCCGAGGACTGGCGGGTTTACGGCTCAACGGGGTACGAATTTGCCAACGCCGTGACCGGCCTCCTGGTGGACACCGGCAACAGCCGTGAGTTCGACGGCATCTACGCACGGTTCATCCAGGAGCGTCCCAACTTCGCCGAGATTGCCTACCAGAAGAAGAAACAAGTGATGCGGTTCTCCATGGGTGGCGAGATAAACACCCTTGGCCATTACCTCAACACCCTGTCGGAAAGCAACCGCCACACCCGCGATTTCACTCTGGGAAGCCTCATCAAGGCCCTGACGGAAGTAATCGCCCATTTCCCCGTTTATCGAACCTACACGGCGACCCGCAAGGTGGCCGACCGTGACCGCCAGTACATCGAATATGCGGTGGCCAAGGCCAAGCGGCGCAATCCGGCTATGAGCGAATCGATCTTCACCTTCATTGAGGATGTGCTCCTGCTCCGGTTCCACGACAGCACCGGCAGGGAGGAGCAGGAGCAGTGGATCGATTTCGTCATGAAGTTCCAGCAGCTTACCGGGCCGGTCATGGCCAAAGGGCTGGAAGACACCGCCTTCTACGTTTACAACCGGCTCGTCTCCCTCAACGAGGTGGGGGGGACCCCCGAACGGTTCGGCATCCCCCTGGAGGCGTTCCACGGCCAAAACATCGAGCGGACCAAGAGCAACCCCACGGCCATGCTGACCACCTCCACCCACGACACCAAACGGAGCGAGGATGTCCGCGCCCGAATCTGCGTCCTCTCGGAAGCCCCTGCATTATGGCACGACTGTCTGAGACGCTGGAGCCGCATGAACCTGGGCCGCAAGGTTGCTGTCCATGGCGTCAGGGTGCCGGACCGTAACGAAGAATACCTCCTTTACCAGACCATCGTCGGAACCTGGCCGGCGCATGATCCTCTGGGCGCGATACAACGGCCTTTCGTGGAACGGCTCAAGGAATACACTCTCAAGGCGATGCGGGAAGCGAAAGTCAACACGAGCTGGATCAACCCTGATGCCCTTCACGAAGAAGCTGCGCTCCATTTCGTGGAAACCATCCTGCGGGACGTCCCCTCCAACAGTTTTCTAGCCGACCTGCGCAGGACTATTCCTGGCATAATCCGTTGCGGTCTGTTGAACTCCCTCTCCCAGACCCTGCTGAAAGCAGCCTCGCCGGGCATCCCCGACTTCTATCAAGGGACGGAGCTCTGGGACTTCAGTCTCGTTGATCCCGACAATCGACGGCCGGTAGACTTCGAGATCCGAGCAGCCATGCTGAAAGAACTGCAAGCGGCAGAACGGGAACGGGGCGCGCGCGCCCTGGTCCGGGAGCTTCTGGAAACCATGGATGACGGCAGAGTGAAGCTCTACCTGACCTGGAAGCTCCTCTCCCATCGCCGGGAGCACCGCACGGTTTTCGAGCTCGGCAAGTACCTTCCCCTTGAGGTTCACGGTCCACAGAGCGACAACGTCTGTGCCTTCGAGCGGTACAACGACGACAAGACGCTCATTGCCGTAGCTCCACGCTTCTTTACGCGCCTGGCGGCCCAAAGCAGGGGGCTGCTCCTCGGTGCCGACGTCTGGGAGGATACGCGGCTTGTCATCCCTTTCGAGAGCACCGGCCGCCTCTACCGCAACATCCTCACCGGCGAGCGGCTCGTGACGTCGCTGTGGGAAGGAAAGACCTCGTTTCCCCTCGCCGCGGTGCTTGCCGATTTCCCCGTCGCACTCCTGGAGACGTTTGAAGA
- the treZ gene encoding malto-oligosyltrehalose trehalohydrolase, whose translation MTEWHMDIGATPVAGGVRFRVWAPLASSVDVVRCGDGEKEPSPLARAGDYFQGTITGMAAGDRYRYLVDGTLRRPDPASRCQPEGVHGPSQVVDPDFAWSDGGWQGVKLEELITCELHVGTFTPEGTFQGVMERLDYLCELGVTALELMPVVEFPGRRNWGYDGVFPFAPHHAYGGAAGLKALVDACHCRGLSVILDVVYNHLGPEGNYLHSFAPYFTNRYRTPWGDAVNFDGPLSDGVRHYIIANALHWVSEYHMDGLRIDAIHGIYDFSARHILRDITQAVNSLARRLGRNVHVIAESELNDVRTIMPAESGGHGLHAQWCDDFHHGLMTYLTGERCGYFVDFGTFRQLEKAFREGFVYSGEYSRHHRRRHGSSSADLPPRRLVVFSQNHDQVGNRALGDRPSSRLSLEQLKLAAAAVILSPYLPLIFMGEEYGETAPFPYFTSHGDPELAAAVRQGRRTEFASFEVHGEVPDPQAEGTFITAGIDPERRRHGWHRFIYAFYRELIRLRRELPQLRAPERDRIEVAGLEADEVIALCYRHGEKELIALFAFGCTPRAIRLPFHHGECIRLLDSADKDWGGQGSASPELVRPGDDGQNLTLMPFSVTLYGRG comes from the coding sequence ATGACCGAATGGCACATGGATATCGGGGCGACGCCGGTTGCCGGAGGAGTACGCTTCAGGGTTTGGGCTCCCTTGGCCTCTTCCGTGGATGTTGTCCGCTGCGGAGACGGGGAAAAGGAACCGTCCCCCCTCGCCCGTGCCGGCGATTACTTCCAGGGGACCATCACGGGCATGGCCGCAGGGGACCGCTACCGGTACCTGGTGGACGGCACGCTGCGGCGTCCCGATCCGGCTTCGCGGTGCCAGCCCGAGGGGGTCCACGGCCCCTCGCAGGTGGTTGATCCGGACTTTGCCTGGAGTGATGGCGGATGGCAGGGGGTAAAGCTGGAGGAGCTCATTACCTGTGAGCTCCATGTGGGGACCTTCACCCCGGAAGGAACCTTTCAAGGGGTCATGGAACGGCTCGACTACCTGTGCGAACTGGGGGTAACCGCCCTGGAGCTGATGCCGGTGGTGGAATTCCCCGGCCGCCGCAACTGGGGATATGACGGAGTATTCCCCTTTGCCCCGCACCATGCCTATGGAGGCGCAGCCGGGCTCAAGGCGCTGGTGGACGCCTGCCACTGCCGCGGGCTGTCCGTGATTCTCGACGTGGTTTACAACCATCTGGGCCCCGAGGGAAACTATCTTCACTCCTTTGCCCCTTACTTTACCAACCGCTACCGCACTCCGTGGGGCGATGCAGTCAACTTCGACGGCCCCCTAAGCGACGGGGTGCGACACTACATTATCGCCAACGCCCTCCACTGGGTAAGCGAATACCACATGGACGGCCTGCGCATCGACGCCATCCACGGCATCTACGATTTCAGCGCCCGCCACATCCTGCGGGACATCACCCAGGCAGTCAACTCCCTGGCGCGGCGTCTCGGAAGAAATGTGCACGTTATTGCAGAAAGCGAACTGAACGACGTGCGAACCATCATGCCGGCGGAATCGGGGGGGCACGGCCTCCACGCCCAGTGGTGCGACGATTTCCACCACGGGCTCATGACGTACCTAACGGGGGAACGTTGCGGGTATTTCGTTGATTTCGGCACCTTTCGCCAACTGGAGAAGGCCTTCCGGGAAGGTTTCGTATACTCGGGTGAATACTCCCGTCATCACCGGCGCCGCCACGGGAGTTCTTCGGCAGACCTGCCTCCCCGGCGGCTGGTGGTTTTCTCCCAAAACCACGATCAGGTAGGAAACCGCGCTCTGGGGGACCGCCCATCCTCCCGCCTTTCCCTGGAGCAGCTCAAGCTGGCTGCCGCGGCGGTCATCCTTTCCCCCTACCTCCCTCTCATCTTCATGGGGGAGGAATACGGCGAAACGGCTCCATTCCCCTACTTCACCAGCCACGGCGACCCGGAATTGGCAGCGGCGGTGCGGCAGGGAAGGCGCACGGAATTCGCATCCTTTGAAGTACACGGTGAAGTTCCCGATCCACAGGCGGAAGGAACCTTCATCACCGCAGGGATAGATCCGGAACGCCGCCGCCATGGGTGGCACAGGTTCATCTACGCCTTTTACCGGGAATTGATCCGGCTGCGCCGGGAGCTCCCGCAGTTGCGCGCCCCCGAGAGGGATAGGATTGAGGTTGCCGGGCTTGAAGCGGATGAAGTCATTGCCCTTTGCTATCGCCATGGGGAGAAAGAGCTCATCGCTCTCTTTGCCTTTGGCTGCACGCCCCGCGCCATCCGTCTCCCCTTCCACCACGGCGAATGCATCCGGCTCCTGGACTCTGCAGATAAAGACTGGGGGGGGCAGGGAAGCGCCTCTCCAGAACTCGTCAGACCAGGAGACGATGGCCAGAACCTCACCCTTATGCCATTCAGCGTAACGCTTTACGGCAGAGGATGA
- a CDS encoding LapA family protein, translating into MKLALFLAIVLTALVVTFSVQNAQSVHVQFLVWYFEGPLVVVLLMTFVVGALTIYLASLPRRFTRSRELADLRRQVDEYNLKIGRLQSDITGEGAPEK; encoded by the coding sequence GTGAAACTTGCGCTTTTCCTTGCCATAGTCCTTACCGCCCTGGTGGTAACATTCTCCGTGCAGAACGCGCAATCGGTCCATGTGCAGTTCCTTGTCTGGTACTTCGAAGGGCCCCTTGTCGTCGTACTGCTCATGACCTTCGTCGTCGGCGCACTCACCATATACCTCGCCTCCCTCCCCCGGCGTTTCACCCGCAGTCGCGAACTTGCAGACCTCAGGCGGCAGGTGGATGAATACAACCTAAAGATCGGGCGCCTGCAATCGGATATAACCGGGGAGGGAGCACCGGAGAAATAA
- a CDS encoding TIGR00341 family protein has product MFNPYLRYKIKRLREYIAEHTADIDHRGIIRNAVANVELNGSYLAMLLLAGVIALLGLLTNSVAVVIGAMLISPLMGPIISLGLAFTIGDLALARKGMRSIAVSVVLTIVVTTLVAFISPLNEPTSEILARVRPNIYDLFVAMLAGTAGAVALCTRINYLITATGVAVATAVIPPLSVVGFGLGSGRPMLGLGGFLLFFTNFVAIVLTADLVFYLFNFHSAMVAEEKVPARKRLIILGTVLALISVPLVYTLVTDLRKVKVNSRVERILKSHLNHQDLSHLTGFSKVEQGGGISIHASINTVKLYEDPAAKKVENELITALGRPVKLKLEQVLVTAGGVEPKPRPIFPVSDVPVPAQRKETPTIALVESNSSALLKDLRYELEPVVAPFGPDALSLRLTESSGPVGLTISLRRDYPLSAEEHEMLRRLAERELKAPVDLSITLRPFLPPLLMEGESLSSESVKALGAIEKLPGGPASFTYSIGVAGREYKRNAAVLRGYLIERFGIAPGDIKVARASGTAGHGGKIMLKVLRR; this is encoded by the coding sequence ATGTTTAATCCCTATTTGCGCTACAAAATAAAACGGCTCCGCGAGTATATAGCCGAGCATACCGCCGATATCGACCATCGGGGGATCATCCGGAACGCGGTGGCGAACGTCGAGCTCAACGGGAGTTATTTGGCGATGCTCTTGCTGGCAGGGGTGATTGCGCTTCTGGGGCTTCTGACAAATAGCGTAGCGGTGGTTATCGGGGCCATGCTCATCTCTCCCCTCATGGGACCGATTATCTCCTTAGGCCTCGCATTTACCATCGGCGATTTGGCCCTTGCACGGAAGGGGATGAGGTCAATTGCCGTGAGTGTTGTTCTCACCATTGTGGTGACAACGCTTGTTGCTTTCATATCGCCTCTCAATGAGCCTACTTCCGAGATTCTTGCCCGTGTTCGCCCCAATATCTACGATCTATTTGTCGCGATGCTTGCCGGCACAGCTGGTGCCGTTGCCCTTTGCACAAGGATAAATTACTTGATTACCGCTACCGGTGTGGCGGTGGCTACTGCGGTAATTCCTCCCCTTTCAGTGGTTGGATTTGGTTTGGGGAGTGGCCGTCCCATGTTGGGGCTCGGCGGCTTCCTCCTGTTTTTTACCAACTTTGTGGCTATCGTCCTTACCGCCGACCTGGTCTTTTACCTGTTTAACTTTCACAGTGCAATGGTTGCGGAGGAGAAGGTCCCGGCCCGCAAACGTCTCATAATTCTCGGAACGGTGCTTGCTTTGATCTCTGTTCCCCTTGTCTATACCTTGGTGACGGACCTGCGCAAGGTTAAGGTTAACAGTCGTGTAGAGAGGATACTGAAAAGTCATCTGAACCATCAGGACCTTTCCCACTTAACCGGATTCAGCAAGGTGGAACAAGGCGGCGGAATCAGCATACATGCGTCAATAAATACCGTGAAACTCTATGAGGACCCGGCTGCAAAGAAAGTGGAAAATGAGTTGATAACAGCTCTCGGAAGGCCAGTTAAACTGAAGCTGGAGCAGGTTCTCGTTACGGCAGGAGGGGTGGAGCCAAAACCGCGACCTATATTTCCGGTGAGCGATGTTCCCGTGCCGGCCCAGCGGAAAGAGACGCCAACCATTGCACTGGTGGAGTCCAACTCCTCCGCGTTGCTCAAGGATCTCCGCTATGAGCTGGAACCGGTTGTTGCGCCGTTTGGCCCGGATGCTCTGTCCCTGCGATTGACGGAATCATCGGGTCCTGTAGGTCTCACCATATCGCTCCGTCGTGATTATCCACTGTCGGCCGAAGAGCATGAAATGCTCCGGCGTCTTGCTGAGCGAGAGCTTAAAGCTCCCGTAGACTTGTCGATCACCCTGCGGCCTTTTCTCCCACCGCTCTTGATGGAGGGGGAATCACTCTCATCTGAAAGCGTCAAAGCTTTGGGGGCTATTGAGAAACTTCCCGGCGGCCCAGCTTCCTTTACCTATAGCATTGGCGTTGCCGGCAGGGAGTACAAGCGCAACGCCGCGGTACTTCGCGGGTATCTGATTGAGCGGTTCGGCATTGCTCCCGGCGACATAAAGGTTGCCAGGGCGTCTGGCACTGCCGGCCATGGCGGGAAAATCATGCTCAAAGTGCTGAGGAGATAG
- a CDS encoding Na+/H+ antiporter NhaA, which produces MQKHLNMLREFSLPLIAGVVVALVWANFWPETYHEFNYKQLLGPLNFHFITNDIFMVFFFAIAAAEITESCMPGGDFHPLGKAAGPLLATVGGIIGPVAVYLLLNQVFGSANLVSGWGIPTATDIAISWLVARIVFGANHPAVSFLLLLAIADDAVGLAIIAFFYPDPSHPLEPAWLILVAAGMGIAWALRRSRIRNYWPYLIAGGGAGWAGLYNAGLHPALSLVFVVPFLPHPWRETRHLFEEDPRDASTLAAFEHEWKVVVDFGLFFFGLANAGVEFSSFGTATWLVFGSLLFGKTLGIFLFAWAGHRLRLKLPEGMDYGHLLLVGIIAGIGFTVSLFIAGEAFADPQLQDEARMGAILSISMAVIAIAAGKIMGVRRKI; this is translated from the coding sequence ATGCAAAAACATCTCAACATGCTGCGGGAATTTTCCCTTCCCCTTATTGCGGGGGTGGTGGTTGCGCTCGTTTGGGCCAACTTCTGGCCCGAAACCTACCATGAATTCAATTACAAGCAACTCCTAGGCCCCCTGAATTTCCACTTTATTACCAACGATATCTTCATGGTCTTTTTCTTTGCCATCGCGGCGGCGGAAATTACGGAAAGCTGCATGCCCGGAGGCGATTTCCACCCCCTCGGCAAGGCTGCCGGCCCGTTATTAGCCACGGTCGGCGGCATTATAGGTCCGGTCGCGGTTTATTTGCTGCTGAATCAGGTTTTTGGCTCAGCTAACTTGGTGAGCGGATGGGGGATACCGACTGCCACCGATATTGCCATTTCATGGCTCGTGGCGCGGATTGTCTTCGGCGCCAATCACCCGGCCGTCTCGTTCCTGTTGCTGCTGGCCATAGCGGATGATGCGGTGGGCCTTGCCATAATAGCCTTTTTTTACCCTGACCCCAGCCACCCCCTGGAGCCGGCCTGGCTCATTCTTGTGGCGGCGGGGATGGGGATTGCCTGGGCGCTGCGGCGCTCCCGAATCAGAAACTACTGGCCCTATCTCATCGCGGGGGGCGGCGCCGGTTGGGCCGGGCTCTACAACGCCGGTCTCCATCCCGCGCTTTCCCTTGTTTTCGTTGTGCCGTTTCTTCCCCATCCGTGGCGGGAAACAAGGCATCTTTTCGAGGAGGATCCCCGCGATGCCTCGACCCTGGCCGCCTTCGAGCATGAATGGAAGGTGGTCGTGGATTTCGGCCTTTTCTTCTTCGGACTCGCCAACGCCGGCGTGGAGTTTTCATCTTTCGGCACGGCAACATGGCTTGTTTTCGGCTCACTCCTGTTCGGCAAGACGCTCGGCATCTTCCTGTTCGCCTGGGCGGGGCACCGGTTGCGGCTCAAGCTGCCGGAAGGGATGGATTACGGGCATCTGCTGCTGGTGGGCATCATTGCCGGCATCGGCTTTACCGTATCCCTTTTCATCGCCGGCGAAGCGTTTGCGGACCCTCAGCTACAGGATGAAGCCCGCATGGGTGCCATTCTGAGCATTTCGATGGCGGTTATCGCCATTGCCGCCGGTAAAATCATGGGGGTAAGGAGGAAGATTTAA
- a CDS encoding alpha,alpha-trehalose-phosphate synthase (UDP-forming), with the protein MVQFRSLRLSLRFVIPLVIALGILAYGVVPLVDNLTLRWFVRDIDIRSQLIGRTLHEPLAQLLPEGNSSRINALLLRATQDERLLALGYCDAGGTLRYRTPAFPKSLDCSSIVFKNKDKDEGTLLRLPQGAVHVSVYPMVAEEGAGGSLILVHDMSFVERRSADTRKYVIIFFVVLGIVVSLITVFVAHLSWRGWMEGVRAMLRGEGILRPFSPQKAQNSELQPLVGDLRALLRTLDAERRFADDATITWSPESLRTLLHKQLVGERILVVSNREPYLHIKKDDHIEVNRPASGLVTAVEPVMRACSGTWIAHGSGSADRETVDRHDRVRVPPQKPEYNLRRIWLTKEEEQGYYYGFANEGLWPLCHIAHVRPVFRTSDWEQYVKINQRFADAVVAEADNDDPVVLVQDYHFALLPGMIRRALPKATIITFWHIPWPNPESFGICPWREELLKGMLGSTILGFHTPYHCKNFLETVDRYLETRIEHESSTISRRGQLTMVESYPISIQWPPPWEGALPPVATTRAEILQGLGLPPEHLLGVGVDRMDYTKGILERFAAVERMLELHPELAGRFTFVQIAAPTRSALEEYRAFEDRVHGMSERINDRFSRDGRPAIILKAQHHEPEEVNRYYRAADVCMVTSLHDGMNLVAKEYVAARDDERGALVLSQFTGAAHELHEALIVNPYHVEQTAEALYRALTMPDYEQQERMRSMRALVRDFNVYRWAGRMLLDAARVRQRQKLAARIGGES; encoded by the coding sequence ATGGTTCAATTCCGATCACTTCGTCTCTCTCTCCGCTTTGTAATCCCGCTTGTTATTGCCCTTGGCATTCTTGCCTATGGTGTGGTGCCGCTGGTGGACAACCTCACCCTGCGCTGGTTTGTAAGGGATATCGATATCCGTTCGCAACTCATCGGCCGGACTCTGCACGAACCCCTTGCCCAACTCCTGCCGGAGGGAAACAGCTCCAGGATCAATGCCCTGCTGCTTCGGGCAACCCAGGATGAACGCCTCCTTGCCCTGGGCTACTGCGACGCAGGCGGCACCCTGCGTTACCGTACGCCGGCCTTCCCCAAATCCCTGGATTGTTCGTCAATAGTTTTCAAGAATAAGGATAAGGATGAGGGGACGCTTCTTCGTCTCCCCCAGGGAGCGGTCCATGTTTCCGTTTACCCGATGGTGGCGGAAGAGGGGGCAGGAGGTTCACTGATCCTCGTCCACGATATGAGCTTTGTGGAGCGCCGCAGTGCCGATACCCGGAAGTACGTCATCATCTTTTTCGTGGTGCTCGGCATCGTGGTTTCGCTGATTACCGTGTTTGTCGCTCACCTCAGTTGGCGCGGCTGGATGGAGGGGGTACGGGCCATGCTCCGGGGAGAGGGGATTCTCCGCCCCTTTAGCCCGCAAAAGGCGCAAAATTCCGAGCTTCAGCCCCTTGTGGGGGACTTGCGCGCTCTTCTTCGCACCCTTGATGCCGAACGCCGCTTTGCCGATGATGCCACCATAACCTGGAGCCCCGAATCCCTGAGGACACTGCTGCACAAGCAGTTGGTGGGAGAAAGGATTCTGGTGGTTTCAAACCGTGAGCCCTATCTCCATATCAAAAAAGATGATCATATCGAGGTCAACCGCCCCGCCAGCGGCCTGGTTACGGCCGTCGAGCCGGTCATGCGGGCCTGTTCCGGTACCTGGATCGCCCACGGCAGCGGCTCCGCGGACCGCGAGACTGTGGACAGGCATGACCGGGTCCGGGTGCCGCCGCAGAAGCCCGAATACAACCTGCGGCGGATATGGCTCACCAAAGAAGAGGAGCAAGGGTATTACTACGGATTCGCCAATGAAGGGCTCTGGCCCCTTTGCCACATTGCCCACGTGCGTCCCGTATTCCGCACCAGCGACTGGGAGCAGTACGTGAAAATCAACCAGCGCTTCGCCGATGCGGTGGTTGCGGAAGCTGACAATGACGATCCGGTGGTTCTGGTGCAGGACTATCACTTTGCCCTTTTGCCGGGAATGATCCGCAGGGCGCTTCCCAAGGCCACGATTATTACCTTCTGGCACATTCCCTGGCCCAATCCCGAGTCTTTCGGCATCTGCCCCTGGCGGGAGGAGTTGCTCAAGGGGATGCTGGGAAGCACCATTCTCGGCTTCCACACGCCGTACCACTGCAAGAACTTCCTGGAAACGGTGGACCGGTACCTGGAGACCCGCATCGAGCATGAATCATCCACCATATCCCGCCGCGGCCAACTGACCATGGTGGAAAGCTATCCGATTTCCATCCAGTGGCCCCCCCCCTGGGAGGGGGCGCTCCCACCCGTGGCAACGACCCGCGCCGAAATACTCCAGGGGCTTGGACTTCCACCGGAACATCTGCTCGGGGTTGGGGTTGACCGGATGGACTACACCAAGGGGATACTGGAGCGGTTCGCCGCGGTGGAGCGGATGCTCGAACTGCATCCGGAGCTGGCCGGGCGTTTCACCTTCGTACAGATCGCTGCCCCCACCCGCTCGGCCCTGGAGGAGTACCGTGCCTTCGAGGACCGCGTCCATGGGATGTCCGAGCGGATTAACGACCGTTTTTCCCGCGACGGGCGCCCCGCCATCATTCTCAAGGCCCAGCACCACGAACCCGAGGAGGTGAACCGCTACTACCGTGCCGCCGATGTCTGCATGGTTACCAGCCTCCACGACGGCATGAACCTGGTGGCCAAGGAGTATGTTGCTGCCCGTGACGACGAGCGGGGTGCGCTGGTGCTGAGCCAGTTCACCGGCGCGGCCCATGAACTGCACGAGGCCCTGATCGTCAACCCTTACCATGTGGAGCAGACCGCCGAGGCCCTCTATCGTGCCCTGACCATGCCCGATTATGAGCAGCAGGAGCGGATGCGGAGCATGCGGGCACTGGTGCGCGACTTCAACGTTTACCGCTGGGCCGGCCGGATGCTGCTGGATGCCGCGCGGGTTCGTCAGCGGCAAAAACTGGCCGCCCGGATCGGGGGCGAATCGTAA
- the otsB gene encoding trehalose-phosphatase — protein sequence MAAEPMTYLFSDAGRAELRGAIDGETLFAFDLDGTLAPIVADPAGIMIPSGIKNGLLRLGRMAPVAVITGRSRADALAHLGFSPRFLVGNHGAEGLPGDGATEREFIRLCRGWIAQLQAILPDADGSGIYMEDKGATLSLHYRNAPDRELAHRKILEAVSRLDPEPRRISGKFVENVVPQGALHKGEALLRIMEHLGCRRALFAGDDVTDEDVFGLRDDRIFGIRVGMVEVSAARHFIHEQSEIGLLLDEIMAILETHPGENSP from the coding sequence ATGGCTGCGGAGCCGATGACCTACCTGTTCAGTGATGCCGGACGAGCGGAGCTCCGGGGCGCCATCGACGGTGAAACGCTCTTCGCGTTCGATCTGGACGGCACTCTGGCGCCCATCGTTGCTGATCCCGCCGGGATCATGATACCCTCCGGGATAAAAAACGGGCTGCTCCGTCTCGGCCGGATGGCTCCAGTCGCCGTTATTACCGGCCGGTCCCGTGCAGATGCCCTTGCGCATCTGGGATTTTCTCCCCGTTTTCTCGTGGGGAACCATGGCGCGGAGGGGCTTCCCGGCGACGGAGCAACGGAGCGGGAATTCATCCGTCTCTGCCGCGGCTGGATAGCGCAGTTGCAGGCCATCTTGCCGGATGCGGACGGATCCGGTATCTATATGGAGGACAAAGGTGCTACCCTGTCGCTCCACTACCGGAACGCGCCGGACCGGGAGCTGGCGCACAGGAAGATCCTGGAGGCGGTAAGCCGTCTCGATCCGGAGCCACGGCGGATTTCCGGCAAATTCGTGGAGAACGTGGTGCCGCAGGGAGCCCTTCACAAAGGGGAGGCGCTGCTCCGCATCATGGAGCACCTGGGATGTCGCCGAGCCCTCTTCGCGGGGGATGACGTGACGGACGAGGATGTGTTCGGTCTCCGGGATGACAGAATCTTCGGCATAAGGGTCGGGATGGTTGAAGTAAGCGCCGCCCGCCACTTCATCCATGAACAGTCCGAAATCGGGCTGCTTCTCGATGAGATCATGGCGATTCTGGAAACTCATCCAGGCGAAAATTCCCCGTAA